The following proteins are co-located in the Synchiropus splendidus isolate RoL2022-P1 chromosome 14, RoL_Sspl_1.0, whole genome shotgun sequence genome:
- the LOC128770698 gene encoding cytosolic 5'-nucleotidase 1A isoform X1 — MVSSVENTQVKQKDREKALVVAITSSAAFETGQNDDVYKEGVAFPLLQALQRVNERLLEENPAEELLFDVVLITTNTQQQQKSSCITSTTRHYGLDVSRFCFSCEEDFVETLLENNVSLFLTASQNEAAKASLRGVTSALLSGQTAAAPSEQLRILFCGDSLMQEGTFPPSVSQSFITQIGEMRSRFSVMDSPLTFIMVTSRGDRENGRQALEWLRTRGIKVDEAYCLAGAPRRPIINLIRHHFLLSNSVQA; from the exons ATGGTGTCTTCGGTTGAGAACACACAAGTGAAGCAG AAGGACAGGGAGAAAGCTTTGGTTGTTGCCATCACGTCTTCAGCTGCATTTGAAACCGGACAGAATGATGATGTGTATAAGGAGGGGGTGGCTTTCCCTTTGCTGCAG gcaTTGCAGAGGGTGAATGAGCGGCTCCTGGAGGAAAACCCAGCCGAGGAGCTTCtatttgatgttgttttgatcaCAACTAacacccagcagcagcagaagagcagTTGCATCACCAGCACCACGCGTCACTATG GTCTTGATGTCAGCAGGTTCTGTTTTTCCTGTGAGGAAGATTTTGTTGAGACTTTACTGGAAAACAATGTGAGTCTGTTCCTGACTGCTAGTCAGAacgaggcagcaaaagcatCACTACGAG GGGTCACTTCTGCACTTCTCAGTGGTCAAACAGCAGCTGCGCCATCAGAACAGCTCAGGATTTTGTTCTGTGGTGACTCGCTCATGCAGGAAGGGACCTTCCCACCCTCGGTCTCGCAG AGTTTTATAACACAGATTGGGGAGATGCGGAGCCGGTTCAGTGTGATGGACAGCCCTCTCACTTTCATCATGGTTACCTCTCGAGGGGACAGGGAGAACGGGCGCCAGGCGCTGGAGTGGTTGCGTACCCGGGGCATCAAGGTAGACGAGGCCTACTGTCTGGCCGGAGCGCCCAGGCGCCCAATCATCAACCTGATacgacatcacttcctgcttaGCAACAGTGTACAGGCATAA
- the LOC128770718 gene encoding D(4) dopamine receptor-like — protein MSWVAAAGSGGAAAGMAVNTSASAAQSDATGRNVPALVFGILLTIAIICGNLLVCLSVLTEKALKTTTNYFIVSLAVADLMLAVLVLPLFIYSEFQDGVWTLSTTVCDGLMTMDVMLCTASIFNLCAISIDRFIAVLIPLNYNRKHVDLRQAVLLSATWILALAVASPIIFGINNVPGRDPSECKLENDDYVLYSSVCSFFIPCPIMLLLYCGMFRGLRRWEEARKAKLRNSIQACRKLQEASATLPPLSSLPPLLPPIIERDLVESPEEPTPLSSVEKPFPASDCNDGPLQTVSFADIKFNPEPRRRQRAKINSRERKAMKVLPVVVGAFLFCWTPFFVLHTLRARCRDCNIPPALMSVVTWLGYVNSALNPIIYTVFNTEFRKFFKKFLHNCFSFSN, from the exons ATGAGTTGGGTCGCGGCGGCCGGGAGCGGTGGAGCCGCGGCGGGGATGGCGGTAAACACCAGCGCGTCAGCGGCGCAGTCTGACGCGACGGGACGGAACGTTCCAGCGCTGGTGTTCGGGATTCTGCTGACCATCGCGATCATCTGCGGGAACCTGCTGGTTTGTCTCAGTGTTCTCACCGAGAAGGCTCTGAAGACCACCACCAACTACTTCATCGTCAGCCTGGCGGTAGCGGATTTGATGCTGGCGGTGCTCGTCCTGCCGCTCTTCATCTACTCGGAG TTCCAGGATGGGGTTTGGACCCTCAGCACCACTGTCTGCGATGGCCTGATGACCATGGACGTGATGCTGTGCACCGCCTCCATCTTCAACCTCTGCGCCATCAGCATAGACCG GTTCATCGCCGTGTTGATCCCTCTCAACTACAACAGGAAACATGTGGACCTGCGGCAGGCGGTTCTGTTGTCAGCCACTTGGATTCTCGCGCTAGCCGTAGCCTCACCCATCATATTCGGCATTAACAACGTGCCGGGCCGAGACCCCAGTGAGTGTAAGCTGGAGAACGACGACTACGTCCTGTACTCCTCCGTGTGCTCCTTCTTCATCCCGTGTCCGATCATGCTGCTGCTGTACTGCGGGATGTTCCGTGGGCTCCGGCGCTGGGAGGAGGCCCGAAAGGCCAAGCTCAGGAACAGTATCCAGGCGTGCCGCAAGCTGCAGGAAGCCAGTGCCACCCTGCCACCTCTGTCCTCCCTGCCGCCGCTGCTCCCTCCTATCATTGAAAGAGACCTGGTGGAAAGTCCGGAGGAGCCGACTCCCCTTTCGTCCGTGGAGAAACCTTTCCCCGCTTCAGATTGTAACGACGGCCCGCTTCAGACAGTGAGCTTCGCCGACATTAAATTCAACCCGGAACCTCGCAGGAGACAACGAGCCAAGATCAACAGCCGTGAGAGGAAGGCCATGAAGGTCCTTCCTGTGGTCGTAG GAGCCTTTCTGTTCTGCTGGACGCCCTTCTTTGTGCTCCACACGCTGCGAGCGCGCTGCCGGGACTGCAACATCCCGCCTGCTCTGATGAGCGTGGTGACGTGGCTCGGCTACGTCAACAGCGCCCTGAACCCCATCATCTACACCGTCTTCAACACGGAGTTCAGGAAGTTCTTCAAGAAGTTCCTGCACAACTGCTTCTCCTTCAGCAACTAA
- the LOC128770698 gene encoding cytosolic 5'-nucleotidase 1A isoform X2, giving the protein MLKKDREKALVVAITSSAAFETGQNDDVYKEGVAFPLLQALQRVNERLLEENPAEELLFDVVLITTNTQQQQKSSCITSTTRHYGLDVSRFCFSCEEDFVETLLENNVSLFLTASQNEAAKASLRGVTSALLSGQTAAAPSEQLRILFCGDSLMQEGTFPPSVSQSFITQIGEMRSRFSVMDSPLTFIMVTSRGDRENGRQALEWLRTRGIKVDEAYCLAGAPRRPIINLIRHHFLLSNSVQA; this is encoded by the exons ATGTTGAAG AAGGACAGGGAGAAAGCTTTGGTTGTTGCCATCACGTCTTCAGCTGCATTTGAAACCGGACAGAATGATGATGTGTATAAGGAGGGGGTGGCTTTCCCTTTGCTGCAG gcaTTGCAGAGGGTGAATGAGCGGCTCCTGGAGGAAAACCCAGCCGAGGAGCTTCtatttgatgttgttttgatcaCAACTAacacccagcagcagcagaagagcagTTGCATCACCAGCACCACGCGTCACTATG GTCTTGATGTCAGCAGGTTCTGTTTTTCCTGTGAGGAAGATTTTGTTGAGACTTTACTGGAAAACAATGTGAGTCTGTTCCTGACTGCTAGTCAGAacgaggcagcaaaagcatCACTACGAG GGGTCACTTCTGCACTTCTCAGTGGTCAAACAGCAGCTGCGCCATCAGAACAGCTCAGGATTTTGTTCTGTGGTGACTCGCTCATGCAGGAAGGGACCTTCCCACCCTCGGTCTCGCAG AGTTTTATAACACAGATTGGGGAGATGCGGAGCCGGTTCAGTGTGATGGACAGCCCTCTCACTTTCATCATGGTTACCTCTCGAGGGGACAGGGAGAACGGGCGCCAGGCGCTGGAGTGGTTGCGTACCCGGGGCATCAAGGTAGACGAGGCCTACTGTCTGGCCGGAGCGCCCAGGCGCCCAATCATCAACCTGATacgacatcacttcctgcttaGCAACAGTGTACAGGCATAA